One part of the Hirundo rustica isolate bHirRus1 chromosome 11, bHirRus1.pri.v3, whole genome shotgun sequence genome encodes these proteins:
- the NDRG4 gene encoding protein NDRG4 isoform X5, producing MPECWDGEHDIETPYGLLHVVIRGSPKGNRPAILTYHDVGLNHKLCFNTFFNYEDMQEITKHFVVCHVDAPGQQAGASQFPQGYQYPSMDQLAAMLPSVVQHFGFKYVIGIGVGAGAYVLAKFALIFPDLVEGLVLMNIDPNGKGWIDWAAAKLSGLTSTLPDIVLSHLFSQEELMNNTELVQSYRQQIGSVVNQFNLQLFLNMYNGRRDLDINRPGTVPNAKTLRCPVMLVVGDNAPAEEGVVECNSKLDPTNTTFLKMADSGGLPQVTQPGKLTEAFKYFLQGMGYITHLKDRRLSGGTVPSASMTRLARSRTASLTSASSVDGTRPRACTHSESTEAMGQINHTMEVSC from the exons ATGCCGGAGTGCTGGGATGGG gaaCACGACATTGAGACCCCCTACGGGCTGCTGCACGTGGTCATCCGGGGCTCTCCCAAGGGGAACCGCCCGGCCATCCTGACCTACCACGATGTGGGCCTCAACC ACAAGCTTTGTTTCAACACCTTCTTCAACTACGAGGACATGCAGGAGATCACGAAGCACTTTGTGGTGTGCCACGTGGACGCACCGGgccagcaggcaggagcctCACAGTTCCCTCAGGG GTACCAGTATCCATCCATGGACCAGCTGGCTGCCATGTTACCCAGCGTGGTGCAGCATTTTGG GTTCAAGTATGTGATCGGGATCGGTGTTGGGGCAGGAGCCTACGTGCTGGCCAAGTTTGCG CTCATCTTCCCTGACCTGGTCGAAGGGCTGGTCCTTATGAACATCGACCCCAACGGCAAAGGCTGGATTGATTGGGCAGCTGCCAAG CTCTCTGGCCTCACCAGCACGCTGCCAGACATTGTCCTGTCCCACCTGTTCAGCCAG GAAGAGCTGATGAACAACACGGAGCTGGTGCAGAGTTACCGGCAGCAGATCGGCAGCGTGGTGAACCAGTTCaacctccagctcttcctcaaCATGTACAATGG CCGCAGGGACCTGGACATCAACCGGCCTGGGACTGTGCCCAATGCCAAGACGCTGCG CTGCCCTGTGATGCTGGTGGTTGGAGACAACGCTCCTGCCGAGGAGGGGGTG GTGGAGTGTAACTCCAAGCTGGATCCCACCAACACCACATTCCTGAAG ATGGCTGACTCTGGTGGGCTGCCCCAGGTCACACAG CCAGGCAAGCTGACCGAAGCCTTCAAGTACTTCCTGCAAGGCATGGGCTACA TCACCCACCTGAAGGATCGGAGGCTGAGTGGAGGCACAG TGCCCTCTGCCAGCATGACCCGCCTGGCACGCTCCCGCACGGCCTCCCTCACCAGCGCCAGCTCCGTGGATGGCACCCGCCCGCGTGCCTGCACCCACTCGGAGAGCACCGAGGCCATGGGGCAGATCAACCACACCATGGAGGTATCGTGCTGA
- the NDRG4 gene encoding protein NDRG4 isoform X6 gives MPECWDGEHDIETPYGLLHVVIRGSPKGNRPAILTYHDVGLNHKLCFNTFFNYEDMQEITKHFVVCHVDAPGQQAGASQFPQGYQYPSMDQLAAMLPSVVQHFGFKYVIGIGVGAGAYVLAKFALIFPDLVEGLVLMNIDPNGKGWIDWAAAKLSGLTSTLPDIVLSHLFSQEELMNNTELVQSYRQQIGSVVNQFNLQLFLNMYNGRRDLDINRPGTVPNAKTLRCPVMLVVGDNAPAEEGVVECNSKLDPTNTTFLKMADSGGLPQVTQPGKLTEAFKYFLQGMGYMPSASMTRLARSRTASLTSASSVDGTRPRACTHSESTEAMGQINHTMEVSC, from the exons ATGCCGGAGTGCTGGGATGGG gaaCACGACATTGAGACCCCCTACGGGCTGCTGCACGTGGTCATCCGGGGCTCTCCCAAGGGGAACCGCCCGGCCATCCTGACCTACCACGATGTGGGCCTCAACC ACAAGCTTTGTTTCAACACCTTCTTCAACTACGAGGACATGCAGGAGATCACGAAGCACTTTGTGGTGTGCCACGTGGACGCACCGGgccagcaggcaggagcctCACAGTTCCCTCAGGG GTACCAGTATCCATCCATGGACCAGCTGGCTGCCATGTTACCCAGCGTGGTGCAGCATTTTGG GTTCAAGTATGTGATCGGGATCGGTGTTGGGGCAGGAGCCTACGTGCTGGCCAAGTTTGCG CTCATCTTCCCTGACCTGGTCGAAGGGCTGGTCCTTATGAACATCGACCCCAACGGCAAAGGCTGGATTGATTGGGCAGCTGCCAAG CTCTCTGGCCTCACCAGCACGCTGCCAGACATTGTCCTGTCCCACCTGTTCAGCCAG GAAGAGCTGATGAACAACACGGAGCTGGTGCAGAGTTACCGGCAGCAGATCGGCAGCGTGGTGAACCAGTTCaacctccagctcttcctcaaCATGTACAATGG CCGCAGGGACCTGGACATCAACCGGCCTGGGACTGTGCCCAATGCCAAGACGCTGCG CTGCCCTGTGATGCTGGTGGTTGGAGACAACGCTCCTGCCGAGGAGGGGGTG GTGGAGTGTAACTCCAAGCTGGATCCCACCAACACCACATTCCTGAAG ATGGCTGACTCTGGTGGGCTGCCCCAGGTCACACAG CCAGGCAAGCTGACCGAAGCCTTCAAGTACTTCCTGCAAGGCATGGGCTACA TGCCCTCTGCCAGCATGACCCGCCTGGCACGCTCCCGCACGGCCTCCCTCACCAGCGCCAGCTCCGTGGATGGCACCCGCCCGCGTGCCTGCACCCACTCGGAGAGCACCGAGGCCATGGGGCAGATCAACCACACCATGGAGGTATCGTGCTGA